TTGAGAGAGGAAGATGTCATTGCTAGGACTTGAACCCTAGACTTGGAATGCCAACACAAAGCTCTTAACCACTAGCTCTTTTTCATTGTAAGTTAGTGAGAGTACTTCAGAAATAAGTTGTCGATATACAAGAAATTAAAGTGGATTTTTTTACACTAATAAGTTTTCTTTATCTGCAATCATCACAAATATTGTTTCAACAATTAATGAATATCCTAATAATGCTACACAACATTCAAAATGATGAAACACTCCTGTAAAGAAACTAACTCAAAAAGGTATAACGAAAATGAGCCACAAATAATGTCATTAAAAATATCtcaaaaagagagaaaattgattatttgatcatgatggttttatttacaagagCCAAATTTTGATATTTGAATCAATAAAGATTCAGTTTCTTTTTCACAAGTCATAATAATATGAGTTTGCTAAATGGTTCAATGACATGAAAGACGAGATATGATTCATGGAAAAAAACAAAGTTTGAGATGTCatcaattggaaaaaaaaaaagattcaacATAAGTTGGATGCAAATAAGTTTTTAAAACAAAACTTGACTCGAATGACAATATTGCATACTATAAAACTAGATTCATTACCAGAAGTTATGCTTAGAAAGatgttattaattataaaaagacTTTCTCACCAATTGGTTAGAAAAACTCTTTAAGAATTATTATGGCATTGGTGGCTCATTATTATTTAAAGCTACACCAAATGAATGTGAAAACAATCTTTATTAATAGAGATCTTGAGAAAAAAGTTTATATGAACCAACCTGAAGGTTTTTTAATTAAAGGAAAACGTGATATTGTGTGTAAACTAAAAAAAGTCAATATATGGTGTTAAACAAATTTCATGCCAATGATACACTAAGTTTAATGATGTCATAATATCTTTTGGTTTTCAAAAGAACATCTTGATCGATGTATATATTAAAAGATTAGTGGGAGCAAGTTCATTTTCTTAGTTCTCATTGACGATATTTTGCTTGCTGCAAAAAAAAATGTATATTATGTAATATTAAAGTTTTTCTCTCAAATAACTTTAAAATGAAAGATATAGAAGAAACATCTTATGTGATTGGAATTGAAATATTTTATGATAGGTCATAAGGATTGTTACaaatatctaaaaaaaaaaatcatatcaaaCAAGTTCTAGAGAAATTAAATATGCATAACTATTTGGTAGGAATTGTTCTTATATAAAACGGGACAAATTTAGTTTAATGTAACGTCCAAAAAATCATGTAACGTCCAAAGAATTACATGCTCATATATAGAGATCTAATCAATCAAAAGTAgacttaatttcatatttaactGCATGCCTCGACAATAGAAAATGTACTTTTGACTATTTATTTTTACTCATTGAATGGGTAATATTATGAAAAAGTGCTAAACAGTCTATCATTGCATCATTTAAGACGAAAGCAGAGTTTATGATATGTTTTTTAGGCTACAATTTATGTATTATGGTCGAAAAATTCTATTTCAAAATTTGGGTAGTCAACACCATTACGAAATTGTTGAAATTTATTGTGATAATTTCacaataataatttttttcaatAATGACAAATATTCCAACGATGTAAaacatatgaaataaaaatactttGTTGTTAAGGGTGAAGTTTAAAAACAAAGAGTGATTATAAAACACATTAAAATTGATCTCATGGTTGCAAATCCATTAATTAAAAGCTTACAATCAAAAGCATTTAAAGAATATGTGCATAAAACTGATCTTCATTGTATTGAAGGATTTTAGAATAATGTGACACTTGATTTCAATTATGACATGTCTTATATAAAATTGacgtattttctttttattataatcGTGTacacataatttatttgaaatgattTAAAGAGGAAAACCCATATAAGATAGTGACCATGATGTGATCTATATGTAACTTTAAAACCTATTATATTGCCTTGTAATATTGTAATATATGGAAAGAAGTATTTGACTTAAACGATATATAATTGTCATAATTTATATTTGCAATTGTTATATATGGTTATTGTGATAAGTATTATATATGTTATGCATATTCGATGTtggtattattaaattatttatcataTTATTGATGTGAGAGAATGTAAAATTTTAACTCATGTTATTGTCCCAATTAAATCCAAAATAAAGTGATTCAATTTAAAgtaattgagttatttattttaatatcaaatTAAATTCTATTTAGTGAAAGTGTTAAATTAGAAATTAATCATTTTCTTACAATCTATCACGATTACACACAAAGTTCAAACAAAGAGAAATCCCCAAGCCCATTTGCACAACACTAAGTTCAAACAACCATATCAAGCTTTCCTTTATGGATCCGTACTTGACTGGTACCGTTCTCTTCATACACTTCAATATTCTGGATTATTTCTCAGCTTTCTCAAGAACCAACAGAAAAGTACTTGACACTCGTACTAGTGTTGCTTTGTCAATATATTTGTAAATAATAGATGACCAAGTAGGGATGAAATCTAAAATTTTCGTACGAAGAGAGATAGTTGATACCCTACAATCATCTTCCCATTATGGCAAAAAGGAGAAGTGTGCGAACCAAATGATGAAAGGATAGATATATATGGATGGGAGACTACACAAGATTCATGAATCGTAGCACTGGCTCACATCACATCACAACTAGTAAATTTTCCATAAGCGAATATTAGAAATTAGAGACATACTTCACAAGATAATGGGGTCTGATAGGTAGTATGTTTACTTTGTTAGAAACTCGAATCCAATCTACACACTTCACAACATGTAAGCCATATAAAACTCAATCTATGTACTTAGGTTTCTTGAAACCACCTAACTTCCCACATTACCTTCACAAAATGTTAGCCCACAGCTATTTACCGCAAGAAGTTGACATCAACATGCTCAAACTTTCTTCTTCTCCATTTCTTATTGAATTTATTCACCTCTACCGTTTTCGCTTCGACTTTAAAGAGGTGACAGATTGAGAGTTGCTATGCCAGTTACGCTTCCTCTGGTTGATGAACCAGTTGTTGATTTGCTTTAGCTGCAATCCTGTTTCCTCCACAAGTTTGGCCTTATCATCTTCCTGTAATTGTCAGCATAAAACCATATGGACATTAAAtagaaattaaatcaaattatcaTTAGTGATCATTTGAAGTGGTTTGTCTTATACCAGGCAGCCATATAATGGCAAAAGTGAACATCAAATAAGATTAATGATTCGTGTTGTGTCGATCAAAATGAAACGACCATCTCAATAGGGCATTGGAAGTTGAAGTTAATTGCTTACAGTTGGGTATGGCCACTTTGAGTGTTGTTGCCACCAGTTCTTTAGCACCGTAGTTGTGTCACCTGGTAATTTCCCAGCCCTTCTTTTCCGTAAAATTTCCTCCCTCACATCTTCGATTCTAGATTTAAAACCCTGTATATACAGACATTGCAAATTGTGTTACTGTTTTATTGCTTGATTATCATCAAATTATAAATGATTAATCAGCAACAAACACTACACCCGTTTCACTTTGCCTGCATGAAAAAACAAGAAATCACCtgtttcaattcaatcttgagcTCCTGGCGAACCCTCTCCATCAAAGATCTTTCGGATTCAGTAGGAATCAAGGGACCAAAACCCATTAAATCATGCCCATCGGTGCCGGATTGATCCAAAGAGAAGTCCATCTGCATATCATCCTCATCATCTGACATTGTTGCACCTGTTCCTTCACCCAATGTGACTCCTGAACAACAAAACGAAGAAATTAGTTAAGTTTAAAaaaggaggaaaaaaaaaaaaaactcagttcCAACACAATGTCAAATAGACAAGGTTACGTTTTGCAACCAATGTCTTGCAGTTGAAATCATTGCTGGGCTGTAATATCAATGTCATTTTTATTGGGCCCCTATCAGATTACTACAGACTAGGTTTGTTCCAATGACATATTTTTAaccattaatttttttctttttccatgagATTTCAATTTCCAAATAccataaaagttttttttttttaaattgttcatGAAAATTCATTTGATTCactattaaaagaaattaaaaaaattcctAAGCAATGATAAAATATATCCATGATTAATatgtaaaaaatttaaatgaatcAAAACATATACTTAaacattttttttgtaaaattccattgaaaataaagaaaataataaaccTTCATTTATTCAAGGAAAAAAGTACCTAACTTAATTAAAGTAAAGCATAAATGAAGGTgattcattaaaatttaattaaaaaaacaaattgCAAATCAAAATTCTTTGATGAATTACGTGCATAGAAAGTTTAAAGTAATTTTACAAACATTTGTGTTGATATAAATGGATATGTTTCTTTATCTAAAATTATTCAATAGCCCGTCACTAAAATGTgatttaattatgaaataaattatactAAATCAAATGTATAAGTTTTGTGCAAAGAAAAACATATGTGATGCTAAATCAAATCACAAATTTAGATATACGGCATGAATATACATTTTCTTAAATGCCTAAAAAATCAAGCTAATCCAACTAGCAAATAGACATTATACCCATAAATCAAAAGGTTTTTCTTTCCTTAGATACCACCAAATCATATATTTCTCCAATTATATTGCATTCCCAAAACTTTtatatattagttttatcataAATTTCattatgtaaaaatatttaaCCTCTATATAACAAAATTCTCTTAAAATGAACAGAAAACAAGACATGTGTTTATTCAAATTAcacaaataattattatataataaagtcAAAAGATTCCAACTACACTTTGTTTAAATTACAACTTATTTAACTTTGAGCCCAAGCATGTATATTATTTGAGAGGACAATTGTCCCACTTATATTAAATGAGGCAACAAAAAGATTAGTCCTTTCCTACAGGTAATAGCTAGGTAGATCCCATCATAACATGATGTACCTTTTATCACAAGACCAttcataaaattacatttttatcaactttatatatatatatatatattaatttaattaaacgtGACATGATCCCCGAACACCATGATTCAGCCTTCGCTTTTCTTATCCACATTCCACacatgttatatatataaataaaagatttactgaaattaattatcttattattttcataaatataaaAGGATTCAAAGATTTGTGATTGATTTAATGATACgaacatttttaaaaatatatgtatggTAGTTAGTGCTAACAGGTCATATTAATGCATATTTAAACTATTCATGGTCATATTAATGCATATTTAAACTATTCATGGAAGGTTTCAAGAAGAAGGAAAAGCAGCAAACATACCCAAACCATCTAAAGGTgcaaacaaaaatatttttattttggctTATATATACATCAAAGTTGAAATTATTAAATGTAGTGTCCCAAAGTAATGCAAAAGTTGTTTAGAACATGTATGTACTTGTGATTGGTAGCGGCTAATAACTAGACTCCCTTCATTACAATTTTGTACACGAGTCGGGAAAACGAACTGGTGAATGCTTCTGCTTTTAGACGCCATTTGTCAGAAAGGTCTTATGAATCAGCTTTCCCCAAACCCTAAAACAACATAATTTACCACCAAACCAATAATTTCCTTTTTTATCTCAAACCAAATGACTAAATTCCTTTTTCTACATTCTCtgttactatttttttttttatatacggATGGATAGttttaccatatatacatatatttgtgCATTTATTTTTCTGTCTTCAGCACTTATGTTTTATTGTACCCAAAAAAATTAAAGCAACTTAGTGAggtattaaatattaatttttctatttttcttttcttgtaaattttagCAGCTTCACGTCTCTAAACAAGGTAGAGTTAGGTTATATTAGATTAGCTTCAGGAAAGAGGCAGCAAATTTAAGAAAAGAAACAGCAAATAATATAAGAAATATTATCACAATGAATCATATTTTATACTTGAATTATTCTGATTGGCTCCATGGAAACCAATAgcgcatattttat
Above is a genomic segment from Gossypium arboreum isolate Shixiya-1 chromosome 8, ASM2569848v2, whole genome shotgun sequence containing:
- the LOC108470029 gene encoding homeobox protein HD1-like produces the protein MQEPGLGMMSSGGGSGGIGGLSSGEVSVSGEQNRQLKSEIAVHPLYEQLLAAHVSCLRVATPIDQLPLIDAQLAQSHNLLRSYASQHQHGHSLSPHERQELDNFLAQYLIVLCTFKEQLQQHVRVHAVEAVMACREIENNLQALTGVTLGEGTGATMSDDEDDMQMDFSLDQSGTDGHDLMGFGPLIPTESERSLMERVRQELKIELKQGFKSRIEDVREEILRKRRAGKLPGDTTTVLKNWWQQHSKWPYPTEDDKAKLVEETGLQLKQINNWFINQRKRNWHSNSQSVTSLKSKRKR